In Cryptomeria japonica chromosome 10, Sugi_1.0, whole genome shotgun sequence, a genomic segment contains:
- the LOC131859116 gene encoding uncharacterized protein LOC131859116 translates to MEKYFEIRDYTENMKAVWGAYQLTGEAAGWWENKKTELGPRSDNITWSKFVEVFRQRWLPQLFFEQKLIDFQDLKQGELSVHAFWKKFTRLLKYVPHFQVDERYKIRKFIMGLNNQIGGSVDVLAPTTMDEAYEKAVRQEQKLRKNDSIRDRSRKKSNWGQSSRNFNKKGDRYGVNNRNNKRHQGGQQNNHRESKSYDKPRRDNGGNGSKPEKKGPPGGCFNCGGNHYANQCPTKPSRGQHQRNPLPPQQAVFQQRIHATVDNRQVEYQFTPVETPVEYANQSRAQVEQCLFGARVEFSNFTSEVDLFVAPLGTYDVILGMKWLGQHRARVNYFDKFVECQDDFGNKVLLRGMQREIRLRQLSAMQLRRSEKKGCQIFAVKMDEIRDAKDVLYQDDMMMYENCNRHEKEFGEVEEPEEPFDVKYPYLLDFQDVFPKELPDLPPKRIFDFSIELIPGAAPVSKAPYRMTTVELMEYPLPRIDDLFDQMRGATVFSKIDLRSGYHQLRLKDEDIHKTAFRTHYGHYEFTVLPFRLTNAPAAFMNLMNSVFHDCLDKFILVFLDNILIYSKNEEEHMQQLRFVVQRLQENQLYAKLSKCTFFQKEVQYLGHIISAKGIAVDPAKIKAISEWPTPKNVHEVRSFMGLAGYYRKFVMNFSRITHPITSLQRKGKRFEWSEKCQAAFELLKEKLTAVPILKVPDPDDQYLVVTDASREGLGGVLMQRDQVIAYESRKLKNYEQNHAPHDLELAVIVHALQMWRHYLLGKPFELRSDHQGLKYIFTQPNLNARQRRWLELISDYDFEISYIKGKENQVADALSRRRQINAITAVHTNFRNRVLKLLGGDRFYQQGLPMSRNKHNAILVVVDRLTKVAHFIPSNLSDGAHTIAYKFLHEIFRLHGIPEKIISDRDARMTSRFWQTLFSALGTQLNISSAYHPETDGQTERVNQVLEDLLRMYCMDQQYKWEEYLPLVEFAYNNSFQSSIKMAPFEALYGRRCRTPISWDRLEERITLGPEMLSEMEEQVKLIRKRLAEAND, encoded by the exons ATCAGACAACATAACCTGGAGTAAATTTGTGGAGGTGTTCAGACAAAGATGGTTGCCTCAATTATTCTTTGAACAAAAATTGATAGATTTCCAGGATTTGAAACAAGGAGAACTTTCTGTGCATGCTTTCTGGAAAAAATTCACACGTCTCCTGAAGTATGTACCTCACTTCCAAGTGGATGAAAGGTATAAAATCAGAAAGTTCATTATGGGCTTAAACAACCAAATAGGTGGTTCAGTAGATGTTTTAGCTCCGACTACTATGGATGAAGCCTATGAGAAAGCTGTTAGGCAAGAACAAAAGCTCCGTAAGAACGACTCCATCAGAgatagaagcagaaagaagagtaACTGGGGACAGTCGTCACGAAACTTCAACAAGAAGGGAGACAGATATGGAGTCAACAATAGAAACAATAAAAGGCACCAAGGAGGACAACAAAACAACCATAGAGAGAGTAAGAGTTATGATAAACCCAGGAGGGACAATGGTGGGAATGGTAGCAAACCAGAAAAGAAAGGACCGCCAGGGGGTTGTTTTAATTGTGGTGGTAATCACTACGCCAACCAGTGCCCAACTAAACCATCAAGAGGGCAACATCAGAGGAACCCACTGCCACCCCAACAAGCAGTTTTTCAGCAAAGAATCCATGCGACGGTTGATAACCGCCAAGTTGAGTACCAGTTCACGCCAGTAGAAACTCCAG TAGAATATGCCAACCAGTCAAGAGCTCAGGTAGAGCAATGCCTGTTTGGGGCAAGAGTAGAATTTTCAAACTTCACTTCTGAAGTTGACTTGTTTGTAGCACCACTAGGCACGTATGATGTCATCTTAGGAATGAAGTGGTTGGGTCAACATAGGGCAAGAGTAAACTATTTTGACAAGTTTGTAGAATGCCAGGATGACTTTGGCAACAAAGTACTCTTACGAGGCATGCAACGGGAAATTAGATTGCGGCAACTCTCTGCTATGCAGCTGAGACGAAGCGAAAAGAAAGGATGTCAGATTTTTGCAGTTAAAATGGATGAAATCAGGGATGCAAAGGATGTCCTATATCAGGATGACATGATGATGTATGAGAACTGTAATCGTCATGAAAAGGAGTTTGGTGAAGTTGAAGAACCAGAAGAGCCTTTTGATGTGAAATATCCTTACCTCCTAGATTTTCAGGATGTATTTCCAAAGGAATTGCCTGACTTACCACCAAAAAGGATATTCGATTTTTCCATCGAATTAATACCAGGAGCAGCACCAGTATCCAAAGCTCCTTATAGGATGACTACGGTAGAGCTGATGGA GTATCCTCTACCCcgcattgatgatttatttgatcaaatgCGCGGAGCAACAGTCTTTTCCAAGATCGATTTGcgatcagggtaccatcagttgaggttAAAGGACGAGGATATCCATAAGACTGCCTTCAGAACTCATTACGGACATTATGAGTTCACGGTTCTGCCATTCAGACTTACTAATGCACCAGCTGCTTTCATGAATTTAATGAATAGCGTATTCCATGACTGCCTCGACAAGTTCATCTTGGTGTTCTTAGACAACATTTTGATATActcaaagaatgaagaagaacatatgCAGCAATTGCGGTTTGTTGTACAACGATTGCAAGAAAACCAATTATATGCAAAATTATCCAAGTGTACCTTCTTCCAAAAAGAAGTACAATACCTAGGGCATATAATTTCAGCCAAAGGGATAGCAGTGGATCCGGCAAAGATTAAAGCCATTTCTGAATGGCCAACTCCCAAGAATGTGCATGAAGTTAGAAGCTTCATGGGGTTAGCAGGATACTACAGGAAGTTCGTAATGAACTTCTCACGCATCACACACCCCATCACATCATTGCAGAGGAAGGGCAAAAGATTTGAATGGTCAGAAAAATGCCAAGCGGCGTTTGAACTCCTTAAAGAGAAATTGACCGCGGTACCAATTCTAAAAGTGCCAGATCCAGATGACCAATACTTAGTAGTAACTGATGCTTCAAGGGAAGGATTAGGTGGAGTCTTGATGCAAAGAGATCAAGTAATTGCCTATGAGTCCAGAAAGCTCAAAAATTATGAGCAAAATCATGCACcacatgaccttgagctcgcagtaaTAGTACATGCTCTACAAATGTGGCGTCACTATTTGCTAGGCAAGCCCTTTGAGCTTCGATCAGATCACCAAGGATTGAAATATATTTTCACGCAACCCAACCTTAACGCACGACAGAGAAGATGGTTAGAACTAATCTCGGATTATGATTTTGAGATCAGCTACATCAAGGGTAAGGAAAACCAAGTGGCAGACGCGCTAAGTCGGAGACGCCAGATTAATGCCATCACTGCAGTGCACACAAATTTCCGGAATCGTGTCCTAAAATTGCTAGGAGGGGATAGGTTTTACCAACAA GGATTGCCTATGTCCAGAAATAAGCATAATGCCATTCTAGTGGTGGTAGATAGACTGACCAAGGTAGCTCATTTTATACCAAGCAACTTATCTGATGGGGCACATACTATAGCTTACAAATTCTTGCATGAGATATTTCGGTTGCATGGTATACCAGAGAAAATAATCTCGGATAGGGATGCCAGAATGACATCCAGGTTCTGGCAAACTCTATTTTCAGCCTTGGGAACTCAGTTGAATATAAGCTCAGCCTATCACCCTGAAACCGATGGTCAGACGGAAAGAGTTAACCAGGTTTTAGAAGACCTCttgagaatgtattgcatggatcaacagTACAAATGGGAGGAATACCTTCCCTTGGTCgaatttgcctataacaattcctTCCAATCATCCATTAAGATGGCACCCTTCGAAGCACTATATGGAAGGAGGTGTAGAACTCCTATCAGCTGGGATAGGCTAGAAGAAAGGATAACCCTCGGTCCAGAAATGCTCTCAGAAATGGAAGAGCAAGTCAAGCTGATCAGAAAGAGATTAGCAGAAGCTAATGATTGA
- the LOC131859115 gene encoding uncharacterized protein LOC131859115 yields the protein MNPVAYMIALPPALARLHDVFHVSYLKKYVSDFAHMIDWNSLQVLDLGVVMIEPIRVLEVRKQRLHNREVTQCKVQWDQYTEDSATWEDYNEIHQRFPHQFNVFNS from the coding sequence ATGAACCCAGTTGCCTACATGATTGCTCTACCGCCAGCTCTTGCCCGGttgcatgatgtatttcatgtttccTATTTGAAAAAGTATGTTTCAGATTTTGCACATATGATTGATTGGAACTCCTTGCAGGTACTGGACCTAGGGGTGGTCATGATCGAGCCAATCAGGGTGCTCGAGGTACGTAAGCAACGCTTACATAATAGAGAAGTTACTCAGTGCAAGGTCCAGTGGGACCAGTACACTGAGGACAGTGCCACTTGGGAAGATTATAATGAAATTCATCAACGATTTCCACACCAATTTAATGTTTTTAACAGCTAA